A single window of Acinetobacter wuhouensis DNA harbors:
- a CDS encoding P-loop ATPase, Sll1717 family produces the protein MGPPLLLLRRINYFAKENNIPTIDNLDDLFDKNEMRQRTKPTNYLLKRTMMRPRDLISIMGRIIETMKDKQNDPFNDEAIIFEKLESQSIYDAEPGYSDWLKKEIIDEWAVQKPIIHNLLNALQNNGSTNFTKEALEKELTILEEELKSGDITDHLRFLFDNSIIGFKIGSSKEWRFKCFYPTQGFVDSDEYRVHEGLVRVLNLRENREAE, from the coding sequence GTGGGACCACCTCTTTTATTACTCCGTCGTATAAATTATTTTGCAAAAGAAAATAATATTCCAACTATAGATAATTTAGATGATTTATTTGATAAAAATGAAATGAGGCAACGTACAAAACCTACTAATTACTTATTAAAACGTACTATGATGAGACCTCGAGATTTGATTTCAATAATGGGAAGAATTATTGAAACTATGAAAGACAAACAAAATGATCCATTCAATGATGAAGCTATTATTTTTGAAAAATTAGAGTCTCAGTCTATTTATGATGCAGAACCAGGTTATTCTGATTGGCTAAAGAAAGAAATTATTGATGAATGGGCTGTACAGAAACCGATTATCCACAATTTATTAAATGCTCTTCAAAATAATGGTTCAACAAATTTCACTAAAGAAGCATTAGAAAAGGAATTAACAATCTTAGAAGAGGAGTTAAAATCTGGAGATATAACTGATCATTTACGTTTCCTTTTCGATAACTCGATCATTGGGTTTAAGATAGGTTCATCTAAAGAATGGCGTTTTAAATGTTTTTACCCTACCCAAGGCTTTGTTGATTCTGATGAATATCGTGTTCATGAAGGTTTAGTTAGAGTATTAAATTTGAGAGAGAATAGAGAAGCTGAATGA
- a CDS encoding multifunctional CCA addition/repair protein, whose product MQVYLVGGAVRDHLLGHPYHEKDYVVVGATPEQLLAQGYQPVGKDFPVFLHPETKDEYALARTERKSGHGYHGFEFYTDPAVTLEEDLIRRDLTINAIAMDADGQVFDPYHGQDDLNNKILRHVSIAFAEDPLRVLRVARFAARYAQYGFSIADETLALMRQLAESGELEALTPERVWKETSRALMEDRADVYFQVLRECGALKVLFPEIDALFGVPQRPEYHPEIDCGIHTLMSLQQACKANYSLDVRFAVLVHDLGKALTPEAELPRHIMHEERGIKPVTEVCDRLKVPTLTKQLALAVCKEHLKCHQAFTLKAGTLWRLLQRLDVLRRPERVEAFVQACECDARGRLGLEDRDYPQANYVLDAMKTVRTIKASDLPPEIQGADIGEMLIQKRIEAIGHLKHELGHHTHTA is encoded by the coding sequence ATGCAAGTTTATTTAGTAGGCGGTGCTGTCAGAGATCATTTACTCGGTCATCCCTATCACGAAAAAGATTATGTTGTTGTCGGTGCAACACCTGAACAACTTCTTGCCCAAGGTTATCAACCTGTGGGTAAAGACTTCCCTGTTTTTTTGCATCCTGAAACCAAAGATGAATATGCACTTGCCCGAACCGAACGTAAATCTGGGCATGGTTATCATGGCTTTGAGTTTTATACCGATCCTGCGGTGACATTAGAAGAAGATTTAATTCGTCGTGATTTAACCATTAATGCAATTGCTATGGATGCCGATGGTCAAGTGTTTGATCCCTATCATGGTCAGGATGATTTAAATAATAAAATCCTGCGTCATGTATCTATTGCCTTTGCTGAAGATCCTTTACGTGTACTCCGTGTTGCCCGCTTTGCTGCACGTTATGCGCAATATGGCTTTTCAATAGCCGATGAAACTTTGGCATTGATGCGTCAACTCGCTGAGTCAGGTGAATTAGAAGCGCTAACCCCTGAACGTGTTTGGAAAGAAACCTCACGTGCTTTGATGGAAGATCGTGCTGATGTTTATTTTCAAGTATTACGTGAATGTGGTGCTTTAAAAGTTTTATTCCCTGAAATTGATGCCTTGTTTGGTGTTCCACAACGTCCTGAATATCATCCTGAAATAGACTGCGGTATTCATACCCTGATGTCTTTGCAACAAGCCTGTAAAGCCAATTATTCTTTGGATGTGCGTTTTGCTGTCTTGGTTCATGATTTAGGTAAAGCATTAACACCAGAAGCAGAATTACCGCGTCATATCATGCATGAAGAACGTGGAATTAAACCTGTGACTGAAGTCTGTGATCGTTTAAAAGTTCCTACGTTAACCAAGCAACTTGCTTTGGCAGTGTGTAAAGAGCATTTGAAATGTCATCAAGCTTTTACATTAAAAGCTGGTACTTTATGGCGTTTGTTACAGCGTTTGGATGTTTTGCGTCGCCCTGAGCGTGTCGAAGCTTTTGTGCAGGCGTGTGAATGTGATGCGCGTGGTCGTTTGGGTTTAGAGGATCGTGACTATCCTCAGGCAAACTATGTTTTAGATGCGATGAAAACTGTTCGTACCATTAAGGCTTCTGACCTCCCACCTGAAATTCAAGGTGCAGATATTGGTGAGATGTTGATTCAGAAACGGATTGAGGCGATTGGGCATTTAAAGCATGAATTAGGGCATCATACGCATACAGCATAA
- a CDS encoding NADP-dependent malic enzyme: MDDQSLKQQALYYHEFPTPGKISVTPSKQLVNQHDLALAYSPGVAAPCLEIEKDPSKAALYTARGNLVAVVSNGTAVLGLGNIGPLASKPVMEGKGVLFKKFAGVDVFDIEIAENDPDKIVDIVAALEPTFGGINLEDIKAPECFYIEQKLRERMNIPVFHDDQHGTSIIVGSALINALQLNGKKIEEIKIIASGAGAAALSCLDLLCAIGAKKENIIVADSRGLLTTKREGLDESKKRYVQDIEGTQLADVIAGADMFLGLSAAGILTKEMVKVMAADPIIFALANPDPEILPEHAHEVRPDVIMATGRSDYPNQVNNALCFPYIFRGALDVGATTINEEMKIACVHAIARMAHVEADAASYGEKSASFGRDYLIPRPLDQRLILEIAPAVAQAAMDSGVASRPITDFSAYRQRLSEFVYNSALMMKPIFAQAKSAPKRIAYAEGEDLRVLRAVQIAVDEGLAHPILVGRTAVIEANIKKLGLRLDNGVNITIVDQENNPDYEKFAEDYHSIMQRKGVTPEYAQRESRRRSTLIAAMLVRHGLADGMLCGTYSSYDIHLDFVSNVIGLKEGRNNFFTLNALMLEDRNLFIADTYINRNPTAEQLAEMTILAAEEVRRFGMTPRVALLSHSSFGSDQTDPSAQKMRKVFEILSEIAPELEVEGEMHADAALDENIRHFAFPNSRFKGSANLLIMPNLDAANISFNLLKSTSGNNVTIGPILLGASKPVHILTPTATTRRLVNMTALTVAEIQQAES, from the coding sequence ATGGACGATCAATCACTAAAACAGCAAGCTCTGTATTATCATGAATTTCCAACTCCAGGAAAAATCAGCGTCACTCCTAGTAAGCAACTCGTTAACCAACATGATCTTGCACTTGCCTACTCCCCTGGTGTTGCTGCGCCATGTTTGGAAATCGAGAAAGACCCATCAAAAGCGGCTCTTTATACAGCACGTGGTAACTTGGTCGCTGTGGTCAGTAATGGTACTGCTGTTTTAGGTCTTGGAAATATTGGTCCTTTAGCTTCAAAACCTGTGATGGAAGGTAAAGGCGTATTATTTAAAAAGTTCGCTGGTGTCGATGTATTTGACATCGAAATTGCTGAAAATGATCCAGATAAAATTGTTGATATTGTTGCAGCATTAGAGCCTACTTTTGGCGGTATCAACTTAGAAGATATTAAAGCACCAGAATGTTTCTACATTGAACAAAAACTTCGTGAACGCATGAATATTCCTGTGTTCCACGATGACCAACATGGTACTTCAATTATTGTTGGTTCTGCATTAATCAATGCTTTGCAATTGAATGGCAAAAAAATTGAAGAAATCAAAATCATCGCTTCAGGTGCAGGTGCTGCGGCCCTCTCTTGCTTAGATTTACTTTGTGCGATTGGTGCGAAGAAAGAAAATATCATCGTGGCTGACTCACGTGGCTTATTGACCACTAAACGTGAAGGTTTGGATGAGTCTAAAAAGCGTTATGTGCAAGACATCGAAGGTACTCAACTTGCAGACGTAATCGCAGGTGCGGACATGTTCTTGGGGCTTTCTGCGGCAGGTATTTTAACCAAAGAAATGGTTAAAGTGATGGCAGCTGATCCAATCATCTTTGCATTGGCAAACCCAGATCCAGAAATTTTACCTGAACATGCACATGAAGTTCGTCCTGACGTAATCATGGCAACAGGGCGTTCTGACTATCCAAACCAAGTGAATAATGCACTTTGCTTCCCATATATCTTCCGTGGTGCTTTGGACGTTGGTGCAACTACCATTAACGAAGAAATGAAGATTGCATGTGTACATGCGATTGCACGTATGGCGCACGTTGAAGCAGACGCTGCATCTTATGGTGAAAAATCTGCATCTTTTGGTCGTGACTATTTAATTCCACGTCCGCTTGATCAACGTTTGATTCTTGAAATTGCCCCTGCTGTTGCACAAGCTGCAATGGATTCTGGTGTTGCAAGCCGTCCGATTACTGATTTCTCTGCATATCGTCAACGTCTTTCTGAGTTCGTTTATAACTCAGCATTGATGATGAAGCCTATTTTTGCGCAAGCGAAATCTGCTCCTAAGCGTATTGCTTATGCAGAAGGTGAAGATTTGCGTGTACTTCGTGCAGTTCAAATTGCAGTTGATGAAGGTTTAGCGCATCCGATCCTTGTGGGTCGTACTGCTGTAATCGAAGCAAATATCAAAAAATTAGGCTTACGTCTTGACAATGGTGTGAATATCACCATCGTTGATCAAGAAAATAATCCTGATTATGAAAAATTTGCTGAAGATTATCACAGCATTATGCAACGCAAAGGCGTAACACCTGAGTATGCTCAACGTGAATCACGTCGTCGTTCTACTTTGATTGCTGCAATGTTAGTTCGTCACGGTCTTGCTGATGGTATGTTATGTGGTACCTATTCAAGCTATGACATCCATTTGGATTTCGTTAGTAATGTAATCGGGCTAAAAGAAGGTCGTAATAACTTCTTTACCTTGAATGCATTGATGCTTGAAGATCGCAATTTATTTATTGCTGATACCTATATCAACCGTAACCCAACGGCTGAACAATTGGCTGAAATGACTATTTTAGCGGCTGAAGAAGTACGTCGTTTCGGTATGACACCGCGTGTTGCATTATTGTCTCACTCAAGTTTTGGCTCAGATCAAACTGACCCTAGCGCTCAAAAAATGCGTAAAGTGTTTGAAATTTTGTCCGAAATTGCACCTGAACTTGAAGTTGAAGGTGAAATGCATGCCGATGCGGCTTTGGATGAAAATATTCGTCATTTTGCATTCCCGAACTCACGTTTCAAAGGTTCTGCAAACTTGTTGATCATGCCAAACCTTGATGCGGCAAACATTTCATTCAACTTGTTAAAATCAACATCTGGCAATAATGTGACCATTGGTCCTATCTTGCTAGGTGCTTCTAAACCAGTTCATATTTTAACACCGACTGCAACAACTCGTCGTTTGGTGAATATGACTGCATTAACAGTTGCTGAAATTCAACAAGCTGAAAGTTAA
- a CDS encoding sensor domain-containing protein produces the protein MNDVQEELLSYGVNSSNIRKIAKQLRIFFLWLLFSCVSDVFIYFCLFHKTSSALTIWLALSSFFILSFFIFNTYVTYQHKIKKFKYINTLFQVFCLILGSLLGLGIYILNLEISLMPNIVAPFYSFLLSGFLLSFPSMMAMNFLNQRFSYFLAFYIPAVTPIFSVPLLFPTNTNEIYSTIFIIWFLLLFFCAYVSHKIYIRAENLNTKNKFLFKQSQERLEESQYLQQQLKSEISKTQAMKDELQMHNHLLEQTVKERIYDFKQINDRLENHQANLSFAHETAGIHSWVWNIEKRTFEIANSKSDVEFRQLNLKPNSINDYIHPEDIANYKTLLIQHLKGKSGRFEAIYRIKHDDQWCWVQDIGKVVSKNSKNKPLRMVGIQRNIQKEKTDQEKLKLAANVLDQVAEGVFVLDNNLCYLEVNPYFEKLLNYKEEEVIGRHLFDITINNNPKIQQEYTLITQELIRDGEYESEIQVDFTSGKKVILWVHINAIYDEKNKVANYVGIITDLTDRKKQEQRLSYLEHYDILTDLPNRFYFKQQLHNYLTHYSDSFKSFAVLRINIDRFKLFNEFTSHKDGDELLKQVANRLRLSCTHASLIAYLNNDDFAVIYNLSSCNIDIHQQTQKLLEDFKQLFEINGQEQIITISIGAAIYPEHGLQLDSLNGHAESALNEAKRLGGNTVYFYSNKKTAIHNQEVNLENELRKAIKNKELAVHYQPKICIRTNRIYGFEALIRWLHPIHGYISPDIFIPLAEETSLISDIGLFVLHETCKQIQEWQGLGFDHFRVSINIVAQQIYRGELVDEIDYALQKYNISGDMLELELTESTLFDKSEDVNILLQQLKERHISISLDDFGTGYSSLAYLTSYPFDILKIDKAFISKIGQEKDEAIVNAIIAMGNAIGITLVAEGVETREQMLFLEKHGCYILQGFYFSKALSSADSTKYLEQHKLITIC, from the coding sequence ATGAATGATGTTCAGGAAGAGCTTCTTTCATATGGTGTCAACTCATCCAATATAAGAAAGATCGCAAAACAGCTTAGAATTTTTTTTCTATGGCTACTTTTTAGCTGTGTTTCTGATGTATTCATTTATTTTTGTCTATTTCATAAAACGTCGAGTGCATTAACGATTTGGTTGGCACTTTCAAGTTTTTTTATTTTGTCTTTTTTTATTTTTAATACTTACGTCACATATCAACATAAAATAAAAAAATTCAAATATATCAATACATTATTTCAGGTTTTTTGTTTAATTTTAGGTAGTCTACTGGGTCTAGGTATTTATATACTTAATTTAGAAATCTCGTTGATGCCAAATATAGTTGCTCCTTTTTACTCTTTTCTATTATCTGGATTTTTATTAAGTTTCCCATCCATGATGGCTATGAACTTTCTAAATCAAAGATTCAGCTACTTTTTAGCTTTTTATATCCCTGCTGTTACCCCAATTTTTAGTGTGCCGCTACTTTTCCCCACAAATACAAATGAGATCTACAGTACAATTTTTATTATATGGTTCTTACTTTTATTTTTTTGCGCCTATGTCTCACATAAAATTTATATTCGTGCAGAAAACCTAAACACTAAAAATAAATTTCTGTTTAAACAATCACAGGAACGACTTGAAGAATCACAATATTTGCAGCAACAACTCAAATCAGAGATTTCAAAAACTCAAGCAATGAAAGATGAATTGCAAATGCATAATCATCTACTTGAACAAACTGTGAAAGAAAGAATTTATGATTTTAAGCAAATCAATGACCGTTTGGAGAATCATCAAGCCAATTTATCTTTTGCACATGAAACGGCTGGAATCCACTCATGGGTGTGGAATATTGAAAAGCGCACCTTTGAAATTGCCAACTCAAAAAGTGATGTAGAGTTTAGACAATTAAATCTAAAACCAAATAGTATCAATGACTATATCCATCCTGAAGATATTGCGAACTATAAAACCTTACTCATCCAGCATCTCAAAGGAAAAAGTGGACGTTTCGAAGCTATTTACCGTATTAAACATGATGATCAATGGTGTTGGGTTCAAGACATTGGTAAAGTCGTTTCTAAAAACTCAAAAAATAAGCCGCTAAGAATGGTTGGCATTCAACGTAACATTCAAAAAGAAAAAACAGATCAGGAAAAATTAAAACTTGCAGCGAATGTACTAGATCAAGTTGCGGAAGGTGTTTTTGTTTTAGATAATAACCTATGTTATTTAGAGGTTAATCCTTATTTTGAAAAACTCTTAAATTATAAAGAAGAAGAAGTTATTGGACGACATCTATTTGATATTACAATAAATAACAACCCGAAAATTCAACAAGAATATACCCTAATCACTCAAGAATTAATCCGCGATGGAGAATACGAGTCTGAAATACAGGTCGATTTCACTTCAGGTAAAAAAGTCATTCTGTGGGTTCATATCAATGCGATTTATGATGAAAAAAATAAAGTTGCAAATTATGTTGGCATTATTACTGATCTAACTGATCGTAAAAAACAAGAGCAACGGCTATCATACTTAGAACATTATGATATTCTGACCGATTTACCAAATCGTTTTTATTTTAAACAACAACTCCACAATTATCTGACACATTATTCTGATTCATTTAAAAGCTTTGCTGTTTTACGAATCAATATCGACCGTTTTAAACTATTTAATGAGTTTACAAGTCACAAAGATGGAGATGAATTACTCAAACAAGTTGCCAATCGTTTAAGACTCAGTTGTACTCACGCGTCCTTAATTGCTTATCTGAATAATGATGATTTTGCAGTTATCTATAATCTAAGTAGCTGTAATATTGATATTCACCAACAAACTCAAAAACTATTAGAAGATTTTAAACAACTCTTCGAAATCAATGGACAAGAACAGATTATTACCATTTCTATTGGTGCCGCTATTTATCCAGAACATGGTCTACAGTTAGATAGCTTAAATGGGCATGCTGAATCCGCACTGAATGAAGCCAAGCGTTTAGGTGGAAATACGGTTTATTTCTATTCAAACAAGAAAACAGCCATTCATAATCAAGAAGTCAACTTAGAAAATGAATTGCGTAAAGCCATAAAAAACAAAGAGCTTGCAGTACATTATCAACCTAAAATTTGTATTCGAACCAATAGAATATACGGCTTTGAAGCATTAATTCGCTGGTTACACCCTATTCATGGTTATATTTCACCCGACATCTTTATTCCGCTTGCAGAAGAAACCAGTTTGATTTCAGACATTGGGCTTTTCGTGCTGCATGAAACTTGTAAGCAAATTCAAGAATGGCAAGGCTTAGGTTTTGATCACTTTAGAGTTTCAATCAATATCGTTGCGCAACAAATTTATCGTGGTGAGTTAGTCGATGAAATTGATTATGCACTTCAAAAATATAATATTTCTGGGGACATGTTAGAGCTCGAACTGACAGAATCTACATTATTTGATAAATCAGAGGATGTAAATATTCTTCTACAGCAACTCAAAGAACGCCATATTTCTATTTCTTTGGATGATTTTGGTACAGGCTATTCATCGCTCGCCTATTTAACCAGTTATCCTTTTGATATTTTAAAAATTGATAAAGCTTTTATTTCTAAAATTGGACAAGAAAAAGATGAAGCGATCGTAAATGCAATCATTGCAATGGGCAATGCGATCGGGATTACGCTTGTTGCAGAAGGTGTTGAAACTAGAGAACAAATGTTGTTCCTAGAAAAACACGGTTGCTATATTTTACAAGGCTTCTATTTCTCTAAAGCGCTGTCCTCTGCGGATAGCACGAAATATTTAGAACAACATAAACTTATCACTATTTGTTAG
- a CDS encoding 16S rRNA (uracil(1498)-N(3))-methyltransferase — protein sequence MPRFYIETDLAVDTTVELTETVFHHWVKVLRAQIGEKATLFNGQGGEYAVTLVDVAKKSASVHIDTFNPDNRTPHFTALLGQVMSKGDRMDYAIQKAVELGVSKIQLLTSERCEMRLKYDRDQKKIDHWQGIAIAACEQCGMNIIPQILAPLSLEQWLQTALPTTKLVLAPEKEQTEVLKDASQDIVLLIGPEGGLSEAEISQANDYGFKNWCIGNRVLRTETAPVVALSILNYYK from the coding sequence ATGCCCCGTTTTTATATTGAAACTGATTTAGCTGTTGATACTACGGTTGAACTGACTGAAACAGTTTTCCATCACTGGGTCAAAGTCTTACGTGCGCAGATTGGTGAAAAAGCCACTTTGTTCAATGGACAAGGTGGTGAATATGCTGTGACATTAGTTGATGTTGCGAAAAAATCTGCTTCAGTTCATATTGACACCTTTAATCCTGACAACCGTACACCTCACTTCACCGCACTGCTTGGGCAAGTGATGAGTAAAGGTGACCGTATGGATTATGCAATTCAAAAGGCGGTCGAACTTGGTGTTTCCAAAATTCAGCTGTTGACTTCTGAACGCTGTGAAATGCGTTTAAAATACGACCGTGATCAGAAGAAAATTGATCACTGGCAAGGCATCGCAATTGCAGCCTGTGAACAATGCGGCATGAATATTATTCCTCAAATACTTGCACCACTCAGTCTTGAGCAATGGTTACAAACAGCATTACCGACAACTAAACTTGTACTCGCACCTGAAAAAGAACAGACGGAAGTGCTTAAAGATGCAAGCCAGGATATTGTGCTATTGATTGGTCCAGAAGGTGGACTCAGTGAAGCTGAAATCAGCCAGGCAAATGATTACGGATTTAAAAACTGGTGCATCGGGAACCGTGTATTGAGAACTGAAACAGCTCCAGTTGTCGCATTATCCATTTTGAATTATTACAAATAA
- the metF gene encoding methylenetetrahydrofolate reductase [NAD(P)H]: MTKRVPISFEFFPTKTDAGAEKLKVVHQELQLLNPEFFSVTYGAGGSTRERTLSTLDDFNGKGTPVAPHLSCIGDSKQRIAELLDLYKSQGIDRIVALRGDLPSGQVGLGELPYATDLVRFIREHSGDHFHIEVAAYPEMHPQADSFDKDIQRFCDKARAGANAALTQFFFNPDAYFYFVDRIQKEGIDIPVAPGIMPITNASNLIRFADGTGAEIPRWIRKQLATYGDDSASIKAFGHEVVVKLCERLIAGGAPSLHFYTMNHTEPNRQLVLDLGLA, translated from the coding sequence ATGACCAAACGTGTCCCGATTTCTTTTGAGTTTTTCCCGACCAAAACCGATGCAGGTGCGGAAAAGCTTAAAGTTGTACATCAAGAACTTCAGTTACTGAATCCTGAATTTTTCTCTGTAACTTATGGTGCGGGGGGGTCAACCCGTGAACGCACCTTGTCTACACTGGACGATTTCAACGGCAAAGGTACACCTGTTGCCCCTCACCTGTCTTGTATTGGTGACAGCAAACAACGTATTGCTGAATTGCTGGATTTGTATAAATCACAAGGTATTGACCGTATTGTGGCACTGCGTGGTGACTTACCATCAGGTCAGGTTGGCTTGGGTGAACTGCCTTATGCCACTGATCTGGTTCGCTTTATCCGTGAACATTCAGGTGATCATTTCCATATCGAAGTTGCCGCATATCCTGAAATGCATCCACAAGCCGACAGCTTTGACAAAGACATTCAACGTTTTTGTGATAAAGCCCGCGCAGGTGCAAATGCAGCACTGACTCAATTCTTCTTCAATCCAGATGCGTATTTCTACTTTGTAGACCGCATTCAAAAAGAAGGCATTGATATTCCAGTTGCGCCAGGGATCATGCCGATTACCAATGCCAGCAATCTGATTCGCTTTGCTGATGGTACTGGTGCGGAGATTCCACGCTGGATTCGTAAGCAGCTGGCGACTTATGGTGATGATTCTGCAAGTATCAAAGCCTTTGGTCATGAAGTGGTCGTGAAGCTCTGTGAACGCCTGATTGCAGGTGGTGCGCCAAGTCTGCATTTCTACACCATGAACCACACTGAACCAAACCGTCAGCTTGTACTTGACCTTGGTTTAGCATAA
- the ahcY gene encoding adenosylhomocysteinase produces MNAVNASFTDYKVADISLADYGRKEIKLAEAEMPALIGLRKRYSAAKPLAGAKILGCIHMTIQTAVLIETLVELGAEVRWTSCNIFSTQDHAAAAIAAAGIPVFAWKGETEEEYNWCLEQQINVNGTPWDANMILDDGGDLTALVHEKYPQVIAKIHGITEETTTGVQRLYEMHRDGTLKVPAINVNDSVTKSKNDNKYGCRHSLNDAIKRGTDMLLSGRRALVIGYGDVGKGSAQSLRQEGMIVRVTEIDPICAMQACMDGYEVVSPYKNGVQTGKKEDINLDLLQSTDLIVTTTGNYHVCDSAMLDSLKAGAVVCNIGHFDTEIDTNYLRGYKWVEVKPQVHQVYRTENENDYLILLSEGRLVNLGNATGHPSRIMDGSFANQVLGQMHLFAEKFADLPEDQKQAAIRVELIPKKLDEEVAAAMVVGFGGVLTQLTQVQADYLGVTVEGPFKSESYKY; encoded by the coding sequence ATGAACGCGGTTAATGCTTCATTTACAGATTATAAAGTTGCCGATATTTCACTTGCTGACTACGGCCGTAAAGAAATCAAACTTGCTGAAGCAGAAATGCCTGCTCTAATCGGTTTGCGTAAACGCTATTCTGCTGCAAAACCACTTGCTGGTGCAAAAATTTTGGGTTGTATCCACATGACAATCCAAACAGCGGTTCTCATCGAAACTTTGGTTGAGTTAGGTGCAGAAGTTCGTTGGACATCTTGTAACATCTTCTCTACTCAAGACCATGCTGCTGCTGCAATCGCTGCTGCGGGTATTCCTGTATTTGCTTGGAAAGGCGAAACGGAAGAAGAATACAACTGGTGTTTAGAACAACAGATCAATGTGAATGGCACACCTTGGGATGCCAACATGATTCTGGATGATGGCGGCGACTTAACTGCCCTTGTTCATGAAAAATATCCTCAAGTGATTGCGAAAATCCACGGTATTACTGAAGAAACCACTACAGGTGTTCAACGTCTGTATGAAATGCACCGTGACGGTACTTTAAAAGTGCCTGCAATCAACGTAAATGACTCAGTAACCAAGTCTAAAAACGACAACAAATATGGTTGCCGCCATTCATTAAACGATGCCATCAAACGTGGTACAGATATGCTTTTATCTGGTCGTCGTGCGCTTGTAATCGGTTATGGTGACGTAGGTAAAGGTTCTGCTCAATCACTTCGTCAGGAAGGCATGATTGTACGTGTAACTGAAATCGACCCAATCTGTGCAATGCAAGCATGCATGGACGGTTATGAAGTTGTTTCTCCATACAAAAATGGCGTACAAACTGGTAAGAAAGAAGACATCAATCTTGACCTTCTTCAAAGCACTGACTTAATCGTTACGACTACAGGTAACTATCACGTATGTGATTCTGCAATGCTTGATTCATTAAAAGCAGGTGCAGTGGTGTGTAACATCGGTCACTTCGATACTGAAATCGATACGAACTACTTACGTGGTTACAAATGGGTTGAAGTTAAGCCACAAGTACACCAAGTGTATCGTACAGAAAATGAAAACGATTACTTAATCCTTCTTTCAGAAGGTCGTTTGGTCAACCTTGGTAATGCGACTGGTCACCCTTCACGTATTATGGATGGTTCATTTGCTAACCAAGTCTTAGGTCAAATGCATTTATTCGCTGAGAAATTTGCTGATCTTCCTGAAGATCAAAAACAAGCTGCGATCCGTGTAGAACTTATTCCGAAGAAACTGGATGAAGAAGTTGCTGCGGCAATGGTTGTAGGTTTCGGCGGTGTCCTGACTCAATTGACTCAAGTACAGGCAGATTACTTAGGTGTAACTGTTGAAGGTCCGTTTAAGTCTGAGTCTTATAAATATTAA
- a CDS encoding DUF4424 family protein, whose protein sequence is MKKIILLSGLCCSTLALANDSTGYVSTGGIEYLKNKNIAMQSEDLFISKKIIKVDYQFKNLSKQDVTETILFPLPQLDNYRDGDFAHTEELLKSFKVQVNGKTVVPQMHVRAFMKPLKNGEVDERAKEIDVTEEFKHCGFSEKDLLTPWMDASESKFFSSKIFNCKMPKIQKLVQGYTKDQEIYWTGQVIYSWKQTFKANSVTQVKHQYKPLVGGSVALYEDEYNQQYCMDANFKKGLKKAQSENSSFSALGYILTTGANWAKPIENFKLTIERDPKELVSFCWKGKVSKISPTQFQMVEKNFVPKQDLDIIYVNLRN, encoded by the coding sequence ATGAAAAAAATAATTTTACTCTCAGGCTTATGTTGTTCAACTTTGGCACTTGCCAATGATTCCACTGGCTATGTCAGTACAGGTGGAATCGAATATCTAAAAAATAAGAATATCGCGATGCAAAGTGAAGATTTATTTATCAGCAAGAAAATTATTAAGGTCGATTATCAGTTTAAAAATCTCAGTAAGCAGGATGTGACAGAAACCATCTTATTTCCTTTGCCTCAGTTGGATAATTATCGTGATGGAGACTTTGCCCATACCGAAGAATTATTAAAAAGTTTTAAAGTTCAGGTGAATGGAAAAACTGTAGTGCCTCAAATGCATGTCAGAGCGTTTATGAAACCATTGAAAAATGGTGAAGTCGATGAGCGTGCAAAAGAAATAGATGTGACAGAAGAATTTAAGCATTGTGGCTTTTCTGAAAAAGATTTGTTGACGCCTTGGATGGATGCTTCTGAAAGCAAGTTTTTTTCATCTAAAATTTTTAATTGTAAAATGCCAAAAATTCAGAAACTGGTACAAGGTTATACAAAAGATCAGGAAATTTATTGGACAGGGCAAGTCATTTATAGCTGGAAGCAAACATTTAAAGCCAATTCAGTTACACAAGTGAAGCATCAATATAAACCACTGGTTGGTGGTTCAGTTGCACTGTATGAAGATGAATATAATCAACAATATTGTATGGATGCTAACTTTAAAAAAGGTTTGAAAAAAGCGCAGTCAGAAAATTCCTCATTCAGTGCGTTGGGCTATATTTTAACGACAGGGGCGAATTGGGCAAAACCGATTGAAAATTTTAAATTAACCATTGAACGTGATCCAAAAGAATTGGTGTCATTTTGTTGGAAAGGGAAAGTCAGTAAAATTAGTCCAACACAGTTTCAGATGGTGGAGAAGAACTTTGTTCCTAAACAGGACTTAGATATTATTTATGTAAACTTACGCAATTAA